In a genomic window of Thalassotalea piscium:
- the rlmKL gene encoding bifunctional 23S rRNA (guanine(2069)-N(7))-methyltransferase RlmK/23S rRNA (guanine(2445)-N(2))-methyltransferase RlmL, producing the protein MHQFLALTSPGIEILLAEEISTLGAEEVVQKPEGVYFSASLALGYQVCLYTRFATRVLIKIGEGVSNNKDELYQSASTINWSEQFDPSNTFSIDFVGKSEEIRNSQFGGLTVKDALVDHFRNQGVDRPSVDKTNPHIRFQARLLRQQVVFYVDFSGRGLFQRGYREHSGAAPLKEHLAAAIIKRSGWLDDISKPLLDPMCGSGTVLIEACFMAAKYAPGIDRKQWGFEYWLKHSEQLFNEELAKASVASTKGLSSLSLTLLGKDIDEGVLKTAKQNAKNAGVEQHISFEHADINALTNQLGESGTMLFNPPYGERIGELPELVENFVLLGQTLKREFQQWCVAIFTGNTELLTMLKLASFKRYKFKNGPIDCQLALYNIDDLQKAKDKDAPQFDQKNSDFANRLLKNKKNLKNWLKKEEIECYRLYDADIPEYNVAIDVYGEYIVIQEYTAPANIETSKVAKRLQEVLYFAPKILEVPTDKVVLKTRSKQKGSNQYEKFNKSKQFIILKEYGAKFKINLWDYLDTGLFLDHRKTRQIVAQKAKGRSLLNLFAYTGSVSLQAALHGASSVTTVDMSNTYLSWGQDNFELNNLTGHKYPFIQADCLKWLKECKQKFDIIFVDPPTFSNSKRMEDSFDVQRDHVSLIADALKCLAENGELIFTNNKRNFKIDAEAMDTLGVKAKSITELTRDKDFLRNKHIHNSWLITRK; encoded by the coding sequence GTGCATCAATTTTTAGCGTTAACGTCGCCCGGCATTGAAATTTTACTTGCCGAAGAAATATCTACTTTAGGTGCTGAAGAAGTTGTTCAAAAACCTGAAGGGGTTTATTTTTCGGCTTCTCTAGCGTTAGGCTATCAAGTTTGTTTATACACACGTTTTGCTACGCGTGTTCTAATTAAAATTGGTGAAGGTGTATCTAATAATAAAGATGAGTTGTATCAAAGTGCATCTACAATAAATTGGAGTGAACAGTTTGATCCTAGTAACACCTTTTCAATAGATTTTGTTGGAAAAAGTGAAGAGATCAGAAATAGTCAATTTGGTGGCCTTACTGTTAAAGATGCCTTAGTTGACCATTTTAGAAACCAAGGCGTTGATCGCCCATCAGTAGATAAAACCAATCCTCATATTCGCTTTCAAGCTCGGTTATTAAGACAACAAGTTGTTTTTTATGTCGATTTTTCAGGTCGTGGTTTATTTCAACGCGGGTATCGAGAACATTCAGGTGCCGCACCGTTAAAAGAGCACTTGGCTGCCGCTATTATTAAACGATCTGGCTGGTTAGATGACATATCTAAACCTTTACTCGATCCTATGTGTGGTTCAGGAACAGTTTTAATTGAAGCGTGCTTTATGGCCGCTAAATACGCACCAGGAATCGATCGTAAACAATGGGGTTTTGAGTATTGGTTAAAACATAGTGAACAATTGTTTAATGAAGAACTTGCAAAAGCTTCAGTTGCGTCAACTAAAGGCTTGTCATCGTTGTCTTTAACGCTATTAGGCAAAGACATTGATGAAGGAGTATTAAAAACAGCTAAGCAGAATGCCAAAAATGCTGGTGTAGAGCAACATATATCCTTTGAGCATGCAGATATTAATGCGCTAACTAACCAGTTGGGTGAGAGTGGCACCATGCTATTTAACCCACCCTATGGCGAGCGTATTGGTGAGTTACCAGAGCTCGTTGAAAACTTTGTTTTACTTGGTCAAACACTTAAACGTGAATTTCAACAGTGGTGTGTCGCTATTTTTACTGGCAACACTGAACTGTTGACGATGTTAAAATTGGCTAGCTTTAAACGCTATAAATTCAAAAATGGTCCAATAGACTGTCAATTAGCTCTTTACAATATTGATGATTTACAAAAAGCAAAAGATAAAGATGCGCCTCAATTTGATCAAAAAAATTCTGACTTTGCAAATCGCTTGTTAAAAAATAAGAAAAATTTAAAAAACTGGCTCAAAAAGGAAGAAATTGAATGTTATCGTTTATACGATGCAGATATTCCTGAATATAATGTTGCTATAGATGTCTATGGTGAATATATCGTCATTCAAGAATATACAGCCCCAGCAAATATTGAAACGAGTAAAGTTGCTAAACGTTTACAAGAAGTGCTTTATTTTGCTCCAAAAATTCTTGAGGTTCCAACAGATAAAGTCGTATTGAAAACACGCTCAAAACAAAAAGGGAGCAATCAATATGAAAAGTTTAATAAAAGTAAACAATTTATTATTTTAAAAGAGTATGGCGCAAAATTTAAAATTAATTTATGGGATTATTTAGATACAGGCCTATTCTTAGACCATCGTAAAACACGACAAATTGTAGCTCAAAAAGCGAAAGGAAGGTCTTTACTGAATTTATTCGCTTATACAGGTTCTGTTTCGCTTCAAGCTGCGTTACATGGTGCAAGTTCAGTAACTACAGTTGATATGTCTAATACCTATTTAAGCTGGGGCCAAGATAATTTTGAATTGAATAATTTAACCGGTCATAAATACCCATTTATTCAAGCTGACTGTTTAAAGTGGCTGAAAGAGTGTAAACAAAAATTTGATATCATATTCGTTGACCCACCGACATTCTCTAACTCTAAACGTATGGAGGATAGTTTCGACGTTCAACGTGATCACGTATCGTTAATTGCAGATGCGTTAAAGTGTTTAGCAGAAAATGGCGAGTTAATATTTACCAATAATAAACGTAACTTTAAAATCGACGCTGAGGCAATGGACACACTCGGAGTCAAAGCTAAATCAATTACTGAATTAACGCGAGATAAAGACTTTCTACGTAACAAACATATCCACAATAGCTGGTTAATTACACGGAAATAA
- a CDS encoding IS3 family transposase (programmed frameshift), whose protein sequence is MTKRKKYSKEFKLDAIALVIEQNYSQAEASRNLGINPNMLGRWIKEAENDDGQAFRGNGKLTPEQEEIRQLKAQVKRLEMEREGVKKSDGLLCQRNEVKYSFIALHKKIWPVVLMCHVLGVKSNNYYSYQKRNLDKQEDPTHEEMLDWVKDIAKFSDNTYGERRIQKVLNALSYPVSRQKTAKLMKEAGVWVRYKKKYKVTTNSDHNKPVYDNELQQDFTVAAPNQVWVQDISYIWTSEGWLYLAVVIDLYSRKVVGWSMGSRMKAQLVCDALTMAIWQRQPKAGLIVHSDQGVQYASHQYRRLLKDHSFIGSMSKKGCCWDNAVAESFFGSLKQERVHWRNYETRYGAQQDVLNYITMWYNSRRLHSYLGYQSPSDFERATEDLEMVA, encoded by the exons ATGACAAAACGTAAAAAGTATTCTAAAGAATTTAAACTCGATGCTATCGCATTAGTTATTGAACAAAACTATAGTCAGGCGGAAGCTTCGAGAAATTTGGGCATTAATCCCAACATGCTTGGCCGGTGGATCAAGGAAGCTGAAAATGATGATGGTCAGGCTTTCAGAGGAAACGGTAAATTAACACCTGAGCAAGAAGAAATTCGTCAGTTAAAAGCACAAGTAAAACGCCTCGAAATGGAGCGAGAAG GTGTTAAAAAAAGCGACGGTCTTCTTTGCCAAAGAAACGAAGTAAAATATTCGTTTATCGCCCTACATAAGAAGATCTGGCCAGTGGTGCTCATGTGCCACGTACTGGGTGTTAAAAGCAATAATTATTATAGTTATCAAAAACGTAACCTCGACAAACAGGAAGATCCGACGCATGAAGAAATGCTTGATTGGGTCAAAGATATAGCAAAGTTCAGCGATAATACTTATGGCGAACGTCGTATTCAAAAAGTGCTTAATGCGCTTAGCTATCCTGTAAGTCGACAAAAAACAGCGAAGCTTATGAAAGAAGCGGGCGTGTGGGTTCGCTATAAAAAGAAATACAAAGTAACAACGAATAGTGATCATAATAAGCCCGTTTACGACAATGAGCTTCAACAAGATTTTACCGTAGCAGCACCGAACCAAGTTTGGGTGCAAGACATCAGCTATATTTGGACATCTGAAGGCTGGTTATATTTAGCGGTTGTCATTGATTTATACTCTCGTAAAGTCGTGGGCTGGAGTATGGGGTCGAGAATGAAGGCTCAGCTGGTTTGTGATGCATTGACCATGGCCATTTGGCAACGTCAGCCGAAGGCTGGGTTAATCGTGCATTCAGATCAAGGCGTTCAATATGCAAGCCACCAATATCGGCGGTTATTAAAGGACCATAGCTTTATTGGCAGTATGAGCAAAAAGGGGTGCTGTTGGGATAATGCTGTTGCTGAAAGCTTCTTTGGCAGTTTGAAGCAAGAGCGAGTTCATTGGCGTAACTATGAAACACGCTATGGTGCACAGCAAGATGTCTTGAATTACATAACGATGTGGTACAACAGTCGTCGTTTGCATTCTTACCTGGGTTACCAAAGTCCGAGTGATTTTGAACGGGCGACAGAAGACTTAGAAATGGTTGCTTAA
- a CDS encoding CNNM domain-containing protein, with translation MNLLIAFVVLSIVVSFICSILEAALLSITPSYIAQQKLTHPKLYNKLKMLKDKIDQPLAAILTVNTVAHTVGATGVGAQVTIVFGDGFLGIASGVMTMLILVFSEILPKTIGARYWPSIAPALPAILNVMIFTLKPFIWLSDQVMKLFGGEGHDHDLRQEIKALTILACELNKLHEGEQRVISNILELHEIKVRDIMTPRTVCESIKPCEELSSVVERIKEHRLSRYPVIDKNEDPLGLVFRYDMLDFDENQTAADIMRPVTVVSDKLSAEQLMSQFINERQHMAVVYDEYGSWLGIVTMEDVIESILGQPIMDETDDVPNMRRFAKRRWEQKQKQMLKNQAE, from the coding sequence ATGAATTTACTAATTGCATTTGTTGTTTTATCAATTGTAGTATCTTTTATCTGTTCCATTCTTGAAGCTGCACTTTTATCAATTACACCAAGCTATATTGCTCAGCAAAAGCTGACACACCCCAAGCTTTATAACAAACTTAAAATGCTTAAAGATAAAATAGATCAGCCATTAGCTGCTATTTTGACAGTAAACACTGTCGCACACACAGTAGGCGCTACAGGAGTAGGTGCTCAGGTAACAATTGTTTTTGGCGATGGCTTCCTTGGTATCGCTTCGGGCGTGATGACCATGCTAATTTTGGTGTTTTCTGAAATATTACCCAAAACAATTGGTGCAAGGTATTGGCCTAGTATCGCACCAGCTTTACCAGCAATACTTAATGTAATGATTTTTACGCTTAAGCCTTTTATTTGGCTATCTGATCAAGTGATGAAGTTATTTGGCGGAGAAGGGCATGATCATGACTTAAGGCAAGAAATAAAAGCGCTAACTATATTGGCTTGCGAATTAAATAAATTGCATGAAGGGGAGCAGCGGGTAATTTCTAATATTTTAGAATTACATGAAATTAAGGTCCGCGATATTATGACTCCAAGAACGGTTTGTGAATCGATAAAACCCTGCGAGGAGTTGTCATCAGTTGTAGAGCGTATAAAAGAACATAGATTGTCTCGCTACCCTGTAATAGATAAAAACGAAGATCCATTAGGATTAGTTTTTCGTTATGACATGCTAGATTTTGATGAAAATCAAACAGCTGCAGATATTATGAGGCCAGTTACTGTTGTTTCGGATAAGCTAAGCGCTGAACAGTTAATGTCTCAATTTATAAATGAAAGACAACATATGGCAGTAGTTTATGATGAATATGGCAGTTGGTTAGGCATAGTAACTATGGAAGATGTTATAGAGTCAATTCTTGGTCAGCCTATAATGGATGAAACAGATGATGTTCCAAATATGCGTAGGTTTGCAAAAAGGCGCTGGGAGCAAAAGCAAAAACAAATGTTAAAGAATCAAGCCGAATAA
- a CDS encoding DUF1653 domain-containing protein: MEDFKLGRYQHFKGNYYQVLHLARDSETEEFFVVYQPEYGDREIWIRPLTMFTEKITRDGKKFQRFKKVND; the protein is encoded by the coding sequence GTGGAAGATTTTAAGTTAGGTCGGTACCAACATTTCAAAGGCAATTATTATCAAGTTTTGCACCTAGCAAGAGATAGTGAAACAGAGGAGTTCTTCGTTGTATATCAGCCAGAGTATGGTGATCGTGAAATATGGATAAGACCATTAACTATGTTTACTGAAAAAATCACCCGTGACGGTAAAAAATTCCAACGATTTAAAAAAGTAAATGATTAA
- the mltG gene encoding endolytic transglycosylase MltG → MINGYSYKKVIFSLCIILGLGCVGLVTNVQYKMGQQLNLSKNQLFTIAPGTNFGQFTQQLLQIGAIESSIWLKIYVRFFPKEGLIKAGTYQLTPKMNSKQLLSILQSGREHQFSITFIEGSTFKEWLHILRSHPNVSQTLTSSDYTKVTKQLAIKEQHPEGLFFPDTYLFTANTSDVDILKRAYREMKSLLMKEWESRDENLPYDTPYQALIMASIIEKESGYMAEHQIISSVFVNRLYKKMRLQTDPTVIYGLGDRYKGDIKRTHLKEKTAYNTYRINGLPPTPIAMPGKSAIYATMHPELTDYYYFVSQGNGKHVFSATLKEHNQAVAKYILNK, encoded by the coding sequence GTGATTAACGGATACTCATATAAAAAAGTAATTTTTTCACTGTGCATTATTCTTGGTTTAGGTTGTGTCGGGCTAGTGACAAACGTTCAATATAAGATGGGACAGCAGCTTAATTTATCGAAAAATCAACTATTTACTATAGCGCCAGGCACCAATTTCGGTCAGTTTACCCAGCAACTTTTGCAAATAGGTGCAATAGAGTCGAGTATTTGGCTAAAAATATATGTAAGGTTTTTTCCTAAAGAAGGATTAATTAAAGCGGGGACATATCAATTAACCCCTAAGATGAACTCCAAACAATTGCTCTCTATATTACAATCAGGTAGAGAGCACCAGTTTAGTATCACATTTATTGAAGGCTCGACTTTTAAGGAATGGTTACACATTTTAAGAAGCCACCCTAATGTTTCTCAAACATTAACATCTTCTGATTACACAAAGGTGACTAAACAGTTAGCAATTAAAGAACAACACCCAGAAGGGCTTTTTTTTCCTGATACCTATTTATTTACTGCTAATACAAGCGATGTAGACATTCTTAAAAGAGCTTATCGTGAAATGAAAAGTTTACTGATGAAAGAGTGGGAGAGCAGAGATGAAAACCTACCTTATGATACACCTTATCAAGCATTGATTATGGCTTCTATCATTGAAAAAGAAAGTGGATATATGGCCGAGCATCAAATAATTTCATCGGTATTTGTTAACCGTTTATATAAAAAGATGCGTTTACAAACCGATCCTACTGTTATATATGGATTAGGAGATCGTTATAAAGGAGATATAAAGCGTACTCATTTAAAAGAAAAAACAGCTTATAACACATACAGGATTAACGGATTACCGCCAACACCTATTGCGATGCCTGGAAAGTCAGCCATATATGCCACTATGCACCCTGAGTTAACAGACTATTATTATTTTGTTAGCCAAGGCAATGGTAAACATGTTTTTTCAGCTACGTTAAAAGAACACAATCAGGCTGTCGCTAAGTATATTTTAAACAAATAA
- the pabC gene encoding aminodeoxychorismate lyase: MLYFSVNGIQTTDLSINDRGLSYGDGFFTTAKIFNGRIEFQQCHIERLKKASKVLSIAPLNFDKINKDITELALSYSLAVIKIVITAGKGGRGYARPESLTPSIIISIFDFPSHYKQWQQQGISLGIAQAKLGLNPLLQGIKHLNRLEQVLIRAELDQSIFDELLVCDFNNNIIEVSSANIFWKIDSCWFTANVGSAGVNGVIRQQILALFPDVKVVSSPVNILDEASTMFVCNSVMGIVPIRSFNQRRLIDDSQIFIQRLRTACD, encoded by the coding sequence ATGCTTTATTTTTCAGTAAATGGTATTCAAACAACTGATCTTTCTATTAATGATCGTGGCCTTTCTTATGGTGATGGCTTTTTTACTACGGCTAAAATTTTTAATGGCAGAATAGAATTTCAACAATGTCACATTGAACGGTTAAAAAAAGCGAGTAAAGTTCTGTCGATAGCACCGTTGAACTTTGACAAAATTAATAAAGATATTACTGAGCTTGCACTGTCATATTCCCTTGCTGTTATCAAAATTGTTATTACAGCAGGTAAGGGAGGTAGAGGCTATGCTCGTCCTGAAAGCTTAACACCAAGTATCATAATATCTATTTTTGACTTTCCCTCTCATTATAAACAATGGCAGCAACAAGGTATCTCTTTAGGCATTGCACAAGCAAAGTTAGGTTTAAACCCATTACTGCAAGGAATTAAGCACTTAAATAGACTTGAACAAGTGCTCATTAGAGCAGAGCTTGATCAATCAATATTTGATGAATTACTCGTCTGCGATTTTAATAACAATATTATAGAGGTGTCGAGTGCGAATATATTCTGGAAAATTGACAGTTGTTGGTTTACTGCTAATGTGGGATCTGCAGGTGTTAATGGAGTGATTAGACAACAAATTTTAGCTTTGTTTCCAGATGTTAAAGTTGTAAGTTCACCGGTAAACATTTTAGATGAGGCTTCGACAATGTTTGTCTGTAATTCGGTTATGGGAATAGTCCCTATTCGCTCGTTTAATCAACGACGGTTAATAGATGATAGCCAGATATTTATTCAGCGTTTAAGGACAGCTTGTGATTAA
- the fabF gene encoding beta-ketoacyl-ACP synthase II yields MRRVVVTGLGMLSPLGNSPETTWQNLLLGKSGISNIEHFDTSEYTTKFAGLVKGFDAEDYMAKKEAKKMDLFIQYGVAAGVQAIKDSGLEINEDNAHRIGAAVGAGIGGLGLIEQNFEKMLKSSPRKLSPFFVPSTIINMIAGHLSILYGLKGPNISIVTACTSGVHNIGHAARMIAYGDADVMIAGGAEKASTQMGMGGFGAARALSTRNDAPELASRPWDKDRDGFVLGDGAGVLVLEEYETAKARGAKIYAELVGFGMSGDAYHMTSPPADGDGAARSMQNAINDAKVDITQIGYINAHGTSTPAGDIAETNAVKTVFGDHAYKTLVGSTKSMTGHLLGAAGSVEAIFTIQALVNGQVPPTINLDNPDVGCDLDYIRGEARDVKLEYGLCNSFGFGGTNGSLLFKRM; encoded by the coding sequence ATGCGGCGTGTTGTAGTTACCGGTCTTGGTATGTTAAGCCCTTTGGGTAATTCACCTGAAACTACTTGGCAAAATCTATTGTTAGGTAAAAGTGGTATTAGCAATATCGAGCATTTTGATACTTCAGAGTACACCACTAAATTTGCGGGTCTAGTTAAAGGTTTTGATGCCGAAGACTATATGGCTAAGAAAGAAGCCAAAAAAATGGACCTATTCATTCAGTACGGTGTAGCAGCTGGTGTACAAGCAATAAAAGACTCAGGCTTAGAGATTAATGAGGACAATGCTCATCGTATTGGTGCAGCTGTTGGTGCTGGAATTGGTGGCTTAGGACTAATTGAACAAAACTTTGAGAAAATGTTGAAATCGAGTCCTCGTAAATTATCTCCATTTTTTGTCCCATCTACCATTATCAATATGATCGCAGGTCATCTATCAATCTTATACGGTCTAAAAGGTCCTAATATATCTATTGTTACTGCTTGTACTAGTGGCGTTCATAATATTGGTCATGCGGCGCGCATGATTGCCTACGGTGATGCTGATGTAATGATCGCTGGTGGTGCTGAAAAAGCATCTACACAGATGGGAATGGGGGGCTTTGGTGCAGCACGTGCACTTTCTACTCGTAATGACGCTCCAGAGTTGGCATCTCGACCATGGGACAAAGACCGAGATGGCTTTGTCTTGGGTGATGGTGCAGGTGTATTAGTACTTGAAGAATATGAGACAGCTAAAGCAAGAGGCGCTAAAATTTACGCTGAGCTTGTTGGCTTTGGTATGAGTGGTGACGCTTATCATATGACCTCTCCACCAGCTGATGGTGACGGTGCTGCTCGCTCGATGCAAAATGCCATAAACGATGCAAAAGTTGATATAACTCAGATCGGTTATATTAATGCACATGGTACTTCAACACCTGCAGGTGATATAGCAGAAACAAACGCTGTTAAAACTGTATTTGGTGATCATGCATATAAAACATTAGTAGGTTCGACAAAGTCGATGACAGGTCACTTACTTGGTGCTGCAGGCTCTGTAGAAGCGATTTTTACCATACAAGCGTTAGTTAATGGCCAAGTACCACCAACAATTAATTTAGATAACCCTGATGTAGGCTGTGATCTTGACTATATTCGAGGTGAAGCACGTGATGTTAAGCTGGAATACGGTTTATGTAATTCGTTTGGCTTCGGTGGTACTAATGGGTCATTATTATTTAAGCGGATGTAA
- the acpP gene encoding acyl carrier protein, with translation MSTIEERVKKITVEQLGVSEDEVKNEASFVDDLGADSLDTVELVMALEEEFDTEIPDEEAEKITTVQAAIDYVTANQ, from the coding sequence ATGAGTACTATCGAAGAACGCGTAAAAAAAATTACTGTAGAGCAACTTGGTGTTAGCGAAGACGAAGTTAAAAATGAAGCTTCATTTGTTGATGATTTAGGTGCTGACTCTTTAGATACAGTAGAATTAGTAATGGCGTTAGAGGAAGAGTTTGATACTGAAATCCCTGATGAAGAAGCAGAAAAAATCACAACTGTGCAAGCAGCTATTGATTACGTTACTGCCAATCAGTAA
- the fabG gene encoding 3-oxoacyl-ACP reductase FabG: MFSLEGKVALVTGASRGIGKAIAVQLQALGATVIGTATSEHGAEKISDYLGNANGMVLNVTDDTSIDAMFAAIKEKHGAIDILINNAGITRDNLFMRMKEAEWQDIIDTNLTSAFKISKAVMRPMMKKRYGRIINIGSVVGTMGNAGQVNYATAKAGLIGFTKSLAREVASRGITVNTVAPGFIDTDMTQTLSDEQKEGIFSQVPANRLGKPEEIANAVAFLASDAASYITGETLHVNGGMYMV; this comes from the coding sequence ATGTTTTCATTAGAAGGTAAAGTAGCACTAGTTACAGGAGCAAGCAGAGGGATAGGTAAGGCTATTGCCGTTCAGTTACAAGCACTTGGTGCTACTGTAATTGGTACAGCAACATCAGAGCATGGAGCAGAGAAAATTAGTGATTATTTAGGTAACGCTAATGGGATGGTATTAAATGTTACTGATGATACCTCTATAGATGCTATGTTTGCAGCAATAAAAGAAAAGCATGGTGCAATAGACATTTTAATTAACAATGCTGGTATTACACGTGATAACTTGTTTATGCGTATGAAAGAAGCTGAATGGCAAGATATCATAGATACGAACCTTACATCTGCATTTAAAATCAGTAAAGCTGTAATGCGTCCAATGATGAAAAAACGTTATGGACGAATTATAAATATAGGCTCAGTTGTAGGTACAATGGGCAATGCAGGACAGGTTAACTATGCAACTGCTAAAGCGGGATTGATAGGATTTACAAAATCTTTAGCAAGAGAAGTTGCATCTCGAGGCATAACAGTAAATACTGTTGCACCGGGTTTTATAGATACGGATATGACACAAACGCTAAGTGATGAGCAAAAAGAAGGTATTTTTTCTCAAGTTCCAGCTAACCGTTTAGGTAAGCCTGAGGAAATTGCTAATGCCGTTGCCTTTTTAGCGTCTGATGCCGCATCATATATCACTGGCGAGACACTACATGTGAATGGTGGCATGTACATGGTTTAG
- the fabD gene encoding ACP S-malonyltransferase: MQKKLAFIFPGQGSQTVAMLSDFENNEIVQNTFKEASQALGYDVWQLVSQGPAEKLNQTNYTQPALLTASVALWRLWVSISTIKPSIIAGHSLGEYSALVCANVLSLSDAVQLVEKRGEFMQTSVPEGIGAMAAVIGLADDAIISACNDAAQGQVVSAVNFNSPGQVVIAGHKEAVTRAGELCKAAGAKRVLPLPVSVPSHCALMKDAADKLAIEFEKINFSTPDLLVVNNVDVIAQAEVSEIKKALIKQLYSPVRWTEIVESFAAQGVTQIVEVGPGKVLQGLIKRIDKSINCVSLNDNLSLEKAQELVKE; this comes from the coding sequence ATGCAAAAAAAATTAGCTTTTATATTTCCAGGGCAAGGCTCACAAACAGTAGCAATGCTAAGTGATTTTGAAAACAATGAGATCGTACAGAATACTTTTAAAGAGGCTTCTCAAGCCCTAGGTTATGATGTATGGCAATTAGTAAGTCAGGGACCTGCTGAAAAGCTCAATCAAACCAATTACACCCAACCTGCATTACTGACAGCAAGTGTCGCCTTGTGGCGCCTTTGGGTATCAATATCTACCATTAAGCCTAGTATTATTGCAGGGCATAGCCTAGGTGAATATTCCGCATTGGTATGCGCTAATGTTTTAAGCTTATCAGACGCTGTGCAACTTGTTGAAAAACGTGGTGAGTTTATGCAAACTTCAGTACCTGAAGGTATTGGTGCTATGGCGGCAGTTATTGGTTTAGCTGATGACGCGATTATTAGTGCCTGTAATGATGCAGCACAGGGCCAAGTTGTTTCTGCTGTAAACTTTAACTCGCCAGGCCAGGTAGTGATTGCAGGACATAAAGAAGCTGTTACTCGTGCCGGAGAGCTTTGCAAAGCTGCAGGTGCAAAACGCGTATTACCATTACCTGTTAGTGTGCCTTCTCATTGTGCTTTAATGAAAGATGCGGCAGATAAGCTTGCAATTGAGTTCGAAAAAATTAATTTTAGTACGCCTGACTTGCTTGTTGTAAATAATGTTGATGTTATTGCACAAGCAGAAGTATCTGAAATTAAAAAAGCGTTAATTAAACAGCTTTACAGTCCAGTTAGATGGACTGAAATAGTTGAAAGTTTTGCTGCTCAAGGCGTTACTCAAATAGTTGAGGTTGGCCCAGGTAAAGTATTACAAGGGTTAATTAAGCGAATTGATAAGTCAATAAATTGTGTATCTTTAAATGATAATCTGTCATTAGAGAAGGCACAAGAATTAGTGAAGGAATAA